agcaaccctgcacaacttctcaggacatgggcataactgcaagcttttcacacaaactgcctctagcccattccaagcaaagcttttcctcacccttgtaagccaaacctcacagttcatagttcttactgcattcaggtcttgcagctctgaccagaatagtcaatcaagctgaacttacagcactggaaggcatctcttaggccaaggtttcaaatccttccacatttctcttgaaaatcagctccaaaaggcaaaagccacacagtcacatgtctagcagcaaccccactcccggtgccactttactgttgcagtcaggttcacatttctagtaaaaatcacccaaccaagagcagcttgtgaggaaaagaggtttattttggcttacaggctcaagggggaagctccaagattgcagggaaaatgatgacatgagcagagggtggacatcaccctctagtCAACATAAGGgaaaccatagcaacaggagagtgtgccaattactagcaagaagaaactggctggaacacctataagcccgcccccaataatacactcactccaggaggcattaattcccaaatctctatcagctgggaatcagtcgagcattcagaacacctaagtttatgagggacacctgaatgaaaccaccataaGAAGCATAAGAGAAATGTGAACTATCTGTACAATATCTATTATATTTATAAAGGAATAAATCATGTACACTTAtatatcattattttaatttgtgtgtataCCTGGGggttgtggcacatgcttttatttcACCTTTTGgtagaagaggtaggaggatcagtatgagttcacgaccagtctgggactacagagcaagttctaggtctgttggggctacagtgagaccctcccttgaataaacaaaacaaaaagcttatttttaaagtatgacatatttatgttttcttttttttattttagaaaaggagagagagagagacagagagaaaattggcatgccacagcctctccCACTGAAATCGAAATCCAGATACTTataccacctagtgagcatgtgcaaccttgtatttgcctcccctttgtgtatctggcttacatgggatctggagagtcaaacatgggtccttaggctgcaccaGGCAAgccttccttaactgctaagcaatctcaccagcccagtttgttgatttttaaaatatatgtatgtatgtatgtatgtatgtatgtatgtatgtatgtatgtatatttgagagagagtgacaggaagaggcagagatagagattaggtgcactagggctttctgccattgcaaatgaactccagaaacatacactatattgtgcatctggctgcaaatgtatgggcactggggaatcaaatccaagccatCAGGGTTTTTATAAAGTGAGCACTTTTATGCACTGtgtcccattcttttcttttcattgttcctccccccgcccacctttaaaaaacaaaaacaaagacatactttggaggtacagtcttgctgtagaccaggctggcctgactCATTTACAGTTGTCATTTAATATcacattatatatttaaatagttaTTGTTCCAGTTGGGATCATGGAGGAAAATCAAGAGGTACATTTGTGGCAAGTGTGGATTACCAAGAGCCATATATCAAGTGAAAAGATCATTTTTGTAGGTAACAAACACACTTACTGTCCCCTCAAGTCATATGTCAAATTGGAACATAAAGAATGTATACTATACAATAGTGATTGTTTTTGAACTTATATCTGCATAATGAACCTGCTGTGATGGAGCACAGTAATTGTTATGTAGTTCAGAAAGGCCTCTTCACACACAGAACACATTTGTCTCCATAAGAATAATCAAAGTTCATAGTATGATATTATATATTTGCTCTTGGATGTCATCTACAGAAAGTGAAAACTGTCACTCAGACATTTAATATTCAAGGGTCTTTCAACTCATTCATTCAATATAGAATAACTCTTATTTGGgttacatttaattttataaaatatatcttctCTCAAGCACTTTATGGTGATTTGTTCTGTAACAAAAATGAATTCAGTACATTCAAAAGTAGTCATTGTATAAAGTAGTATTAACATAATTattgtgttttattgttttggttttttttttttttccccctagggtaggatttcactctagcccacactgacctgcaACCCTCTCTGTAATCCCCGGCTAGCCTTGatctcaaagtgatcctcctaccactgccccccaagtgctcaaattaaagatgtgcaccagtCTTCCTGGAGGATGTTTCTCTAAGTAATAATACCTGACCATATAATAGCTGGTACATCTGAGGCAAGGCcgtttttaaataagaaatataataatCTTTATCTTTTTTCACAGAACAGAATTTTCAAAAGCAAATCCACGAGACAAGTCATTATGAATGTAAACAAAGCCTGGAAACATTCAATAGGAAATCACCCCTCACAAAAAATCTGAGAATTTACCCAGTTGAAATTCCACACATATATAAAGAATGCACTATGGTTTTAATCAGCACATCACAATTCACTCTGCATCTGCTCCCTCATAAAGATGAGAAGCTATATGTATGTACAGATAGCAGGTATGCTTCATCATGTAATCAAGACCCCACTGGCCATCAGACAAGTCATACAGGTGAAAGGCTATATAAATGCGAAGAATGTGGTAAAACTTTTTCCTCTAAATCCAGCCTCCCTCGGCATAGAAGAACTCATACTGGTTTGAAACCTTACAAATGTGatgaatgtggaaaagcttttGGCGAGAAGTCACATCTCAGTATGCATCTTAAaattcatacaggtgagaagccatatgaatgtagtgAATGTGGAAAAACTTTCTCCCGTAAGTCACACCTCACAGGCCATCAGAGAATTCACATTTGTAAGAAGACTTATGGATGTGATGAATGTGGAAAAACTTTCTGCCAGAAGTCACACCTCACTCTCCATCAGAAaattcatacaggtgagaagccatatgaatgtaatgaatgtggaaaaCCTTTCCTACAGAAGTTCCTTCTCACTATGCATCAGAAAACTCATACAGGTGAGGAGCCTTatgaatgtaaagaatgtggGAAAACATTCACCCGGAAATTCTTACTCACTGTACACCAGCGAACTCACACACGTGAGCAGCCCtttaaatgtaatgaatgtggcaaAAGTTTCTCCACAAAGTCAATTCTGACTgcacatcagagaattcatactggtgagaaaccatatatatgtaatgaatgtgggaaagcattCAGGGAGAAGTCACAACTCACAGTTCATCAAAAAACTCATACAGGTGTGAAGgaatatgaatgtaatgaatgtggaaaaaCTTTTCTTATCAAAACATACCTCATTTTGCATCAAAGAACTCATACTGGTGAGAAACCTTATGAATGTAACCAATGTGGGAAAACGTTCAGCCAGAAGTCAAGTCTAAATGTGCATTTCAAAATTCATCAGAGAACTAATACCTGTGAGAAGCCTTATAAATGTATTGAGTGTGGGAAAACGTTCATTTATAAGTCACATCTCACTGTACATCAGAAGATTCATACAGATAGGAAGGCATGTGAATATAATCAATCTGGCAAAGGTTTCTGTTCCAAGTCAGATTTCAATGTGCATTAGAGATCTGATACGAGGGAGAAACCATATATATGTAATGAATAAGGGAAATCTTTATTTGCCATGTCAAAATTCAGTCATGGGAGAAGGAAGGTGCTTGCTATAAAAAGCCTGACAAACTGggtttgtttccctagtacccatgttaagccaaatgaacaaactaGCGTGTGCATCTGCATTTTGCTTCCAGTACaacaaggccctggtgtgtttattcttttcttcttgcaaataaacaaacatgtttttaaatacgAGCATGCCAGCTTTTACCTTTTTAATCATTGTTTAGTTCAATTTAGAAGCTAATCTgtgaacctagtattcagaacacaagtttatgggggaacacttaaatcaaaccactacattcctcTTGTGTCATGCTTCTATCTCACCATTAAAGGTCTGCCTAACCTatgtctggttataggcctagaagTAAACACGGATGGGCACTGAGGAGTATCAGCACTTCTACAGGAAGGGTCattgctgattcctcagacaaaggaTGGATTTCCTCAGGCAAGGGTGAAGAGGGTAATGCACGGGATGCAACTGCTGCTAAGGAAGGGGAAATCACATTCTCATACATAACAACTTCTTCAAAATCTGAGAGTTCAATGtcccagattcttcagggtcttctcACACATCCCCATCCCAAGTCGGAGGATCCCACtattttccaatcagtgccctcactttaactgcTGATAGACTGTAAGTGTTGGGTCAGTGGTCACACAAATAATGAGGCAGAGACTGCTTGAGCTCAACGAAAACCAAAAGTTTATTAAAGTCAAGGCAAACCAAAGCTGATTGATAGGGATGCAGCCCGACTGGGGAACTAGAACTGAGACCCCAAAGGAGTGGCTCACAggctttctaaagaaaaaaacccacaaccaGGTGCTGGGCAAACAAAGTAACAGTTTCAGGGAGGAGTTGGGGTGACCTTTAACAGGATTGGTGGGTTCCAGGTGGAGACATACTTTGTAACTACATTAACTCATTAAGGAACTAGTTGTTTTGGTTTCAGGATGTTGGCAATCATAGAGGGTATTCAGAGAGGGGAATCTGACTTATTACTGGTTGGCTCAGTTCCAGGGAAATACTGTGTGGTTATTCCTCGAACTGGAGGTCAATAAGAGTACAtgaacaaaatggagtcactataGTCTGCACAGCCCTTCGTTCCCCCCTGTGACTTGTGACTGAATCAAACCTTTGATTCAAGATTATGTCCCTCAGATAAGTCTGTacccagggggtcatattgggtTCTGAGTACCATGAGTTTTACAGAAGAAATCCTTTGTTTAATAAGTTAGATCAACCAATTAAAGATGCAAGGTCCTATGATTAATCCAAATAGTAAGAGAACTAATGGACCAGTGAGGGCATAAGCAGGGTAGTTAGCCAAGGGGACCAGTTGAACATTTTGTGAAACCAAGACCATGACCATTGATTGTCTTGTTTcatgttttctgtgtgtttttagGAGTTCAAGGGTCTGCATGATGACTCCTGAATGATTAGCATGAAAGCAACAGGTTTCTCCTAATGCTCCACACAGTCCCCCTTCCTTAAGGAGCAAGAGGTCTAAGCATTTTCTGTTTTGAAGGACTATGTCAGCCAAGGAACAGACTTGGCCTTCTATTAAGACTGTTGTCATGCTAAGTCCTAGCTTATCACTTCAGTGAGCTGTTGATGACTAGAGACTCCAACGGCCAACGAGGTGGCCCCAACTGCTGTAGACCCCACTCTCCCTATTCTTACTAAGGCGGGGATTAGGATGAGAGCGGCCCTCTGAAAACAGTAGGGGCAGAGAGAATGCATTAGATATTGATGGTCTGCTTCCCTTCTGTAATAGAATATCCCGGGTACAACAGTTATTAAAATACAGAATTCAGGGATATTTTTctttgtgaagaataatgctgagaGGCAAGGGTTGTGACTGTCCTAGGGTGTAAGCAAAGTATGCACCGTCAACTAACAGAGTATATTTACCTAATCCTCCCCAGGAGTTGGAGACTCGAATAACATGGCTGAAGGAGGGATGGCATAATACTTAGTAGGGGAATCCTCTAGCTGATAGTCCTCATGGTGAAAACAGGAACCATTCCACGGGATGACAACACAGTGATGAAGGACCTCCAGGCCATGAGCGGGAGTTGTTAGAGGGAACAGCTTTTAGTTTGGAAAATGGAAGGGGGTCCTGAAAGACCACCCCTATGTAGTAGGGGTGTGGTCTAGGGTCCGCCAAGAGCCAGCAATCTTTAGTGGTGTTGGGGGTGCTAGAGTTTGGGAATGAGTATGTGGTGTTAACTAGGTCCAATAGGGTAGCAACAGAGGGAGAGACTAGGTTTGAGGGGAAGTTCAGGGGAGGGGGCAAGAGGATTGTCTGATTTGAAGGAGAGCTTGGCTTGGTCCCCAGTTTGGTTTGGCCTGGGAGAGGCCTGCGGGCCTTTGGCGGTGTGGCTCTGGGTGGAGAGGCAAGGGGTCTTAAAGGGAGATAGGGGATGGATTCCTTCTGCAGCACACACTGAATGGTAAAAGAGATTCCAGGGTCTGGGCTGACCACATAAGCTTTCAGCCCCCAGGTTTCCCCTgtctgccagggctcagggctGGTTGGATTCCAGCTTTTTTTTGGTTAGGGTTAAGGGTAACAACAGGTATGGTTTGAATTTCAGGGTCGGGTGCGAGAAAGGGAAACAATGAGGTCGGACCAGGGTTGGTAATCTTCCATTTTTCCAACCCTGTTGTCTCAGACTCACAACCCCACTTTACACAGAAATCAGTCCCCTCAGTACAGGGACTCCGCCCACATATCAACTCATGGGGCACAGGTGGTAAGTGTTTTGGAGTATATCGGATCCTTCAGGGGCTTTCAGTTTGCTTAGAGTTGTTAGTTGCCACATGAAGACCCAGAGGTCTACAAAGTCTAACCAAAGGGTAGGCACTGCTTTAGGTCTCTGGCAGAGAAGCTAGATAGGACCTTCCCTGTTTTCATATTAGATAACCTCCAGTCACAAGTTGGGGGCCTATATGGATTGCCTCAAGATCCGGAAGCCCTGGAAGATAAAGAGGTATTAGGAGGAAACAAGAAATTTAAGTCACTGTGGCTGATGAACCAGCTTGACTCCTAAAGGGTTGACTGGATGTCATTGAACTCGCCAGCTGGAGTCAGGGTCATCATATCTTCCATCTGGCAAGGGTTTGATGTGGGAGTGTTGAATCCAAGTCCAGATGCCATCACCCTTGACTGCTGTCAGAATAGTGAGGATGACAGTGTGTGGTCCTTTCCACCACAGACCAAGATTTTCCTTGTGGTGTTTCTTGACTCAAACCAGGTCTCCAGGTTTGTGTCCACAGGGTTTGGCTGGTGACAATTCACAGGCTTGCCTCAAGATTGGGAAGATATTATCCTGGGCTGTCTGTAGTACCTTCAGGTATGTTGAGGTCCCATTCTCTTGGGTCCAGACAAGTGGTAGGGAAAGAAGCATTAATGTGGGCTTCATCAGTGGTCAGCCGTCCATCCTGCTTTGGGACCAGTTTCTGGCACTCTCTGTATACAGTCCCTTTCTTCTGTGGTAAACAAAATCTGGAGAAGCTGTTGGCAGTACCCCAGGTGGGTTGGTCAGTAAAGAGGACAGTGTCAAGGAGGTCTATGAGACCCTGGGGTTTCTCTGTAAAAGAAGGGTTTTGAAGTTTCCAgttgtacaggtcactggtggAAAAGGGAAAATAAGTGAGGTACTGATTCCCATAATCATCAGGTGGCCCAATAGCTCACAGGGGAAGGGCCACCACAGTCGTGGATGGGGTGGGATTTTCCTGAACAGGTATTGAGAGACTAGGAGAGGGACCCCCATTGGGAGTGGaagataagggctggggagatgggcttGGCTTAGCCCTGGAGGAACCTTGCCTGGGATTGCAAGGGAGGGCCGGATCTTCCTCAGGAGTAAGAAGTACTTCTGGAGGTTGGTTCTTCTCATTCCCCCTGGGTAGGTGTGGAGAATGGTGCAGACTTGTTAGTAGAAGGAGCCAGAGGTTTTAAACAGAAAGGGGGGTCAAAGAGGAGGTAGTGCCAAGCCACAATATAGGGTACTTGGTCTGGGTGGTTAGGGTGGCCAAAAATGACCATCTGGGTTTTAAGAATCAGGTTCAAGTCAAATGTTCCCTCGAGTGGCCAGGCAGACTGGAAGTCAGGCCGCCTAAGGGAGCAGAGGGTCTGGTGTTTTCCAGATTTCACTTTGGCTGCCGagactg
The genomic region above belongs to Jaculus jaculus isolate mJacJac1 chromosome 5, mJacJac1.mat.Y.cur, whole genome shotgun sequence and contains:
- the LOC101605618 gene encoding zinc finger protein OZF-like, whose protein sequence is MELVSFEDVAVDFTKQEWQLLDAAQRTLYKDVMLENYSSLVSLGHCMTKPELIFKLEHGFASWSVAQAPVLSLPEQNFQKQIHETSHYECKQSLETFNRKSPLTKNLRIYPVEIPHIYKECTMVLISTSQFTLHLLPHKDEKLYVCTDSRYASSCNQDPTGHQTSHTGERLYKCEECGKTFSSKSSLPRHRRTHTGLKPYKCDECGKAFGEKSHLSMHLKIHTGEKPYECSECGKTFSRKSHLTGHQRIHICKKTYGCDECGKTFCQKSHLTLHQKIHTGEKPYECNECGKPFLQKFLLTMHQKTHTGEEPYECKECGKTFTRKFLLTVHQRTHTREQPFKCNECGKSFSTKSILTAHQRIHTGEKPYICNECGKAFREKSQLTVHQKTHTGVKEYECNECGKTFLIKTYLILHQRTHTGEKPYECNQCGKTFSQKSSLNVHFKIHQRTNTCEKPYKCIECGKTFIYKSHLTVHQKIHTDRKACEYNQSGKGFCSKSDFNVH